In Pseudopipra pipra isolate bDixPip1 chromosome 5, bDixPip1.hap1, whole genome shotgun sequence, the following proteins share a genomic window:
- the EMP1 gene encoding epithelial membrane protein 1 translates to MLVLLAGIFVVHIATVIMLFVSTIANVWMVSSSSFGTISTGLWLLCNNTCNQLSVKSGDETSLKVVQAFMILSIIFSVVALILFVVQLFTLEKGKRFYMTGAVMLVCWMCILIAVSIYTARFTGKTQYVTNPHHGYCFILAWICFCFSFIIGILYLVLRKK, encoded by the exons ATGTTGGTGCTACTGGCTGGTATCTTTGTGGTTCACATTGCCACTGTCATCATGCTCTTTGTCTCCACCATTGCCAAC GTTTGGATGGTGAGTTCCTCCAGCTTTGGAACAATCTCAACAGGACTCTGGTTGCTGTGCAATAACACCTGCAATCAGCTTTCAGTTAAGAGCGGTGATGAGA CTTCCCTCAAAGTCGTGCAAGCCTTTATGATCCTCTCGATCATTTTCTCCGTCGTGGCGCTCATCCTGTTCGTTGTCCAGCTGTTCACTCTGGAAAAAGGCAAACGTTTCTACATGACTGGAGCCGTCATGCTGGTTTGCT GGATGTGCATTCTGATTGCAGTCTCCATTTACACAGCTCGGTTCACAGGCAAGACGCAGTACGTCACAAATCCTCACCATGGCTACTGCTTCATATTGGCCTGGATCTGCTTTTGCTTCAGTTTCATCATCGGCATCCTCTACCTTgttcttaggaaaaaataa